Proteins from one Bactrocera neohumeralis isolate Rockhampton chromosome 3, APGP_CSIRO_Bneo_wtdbg2-racon-allhic-juicebox.fasta_v2, whole genome shotgun sequence genomic window:
- the LOC126752120 gene encoding calmodulin-lysine N-methyltransferase translates to MSTSVQNFNKSPSVIDSTAVMSATAVAASSAIQQLSSISLMLEYDIDNTLNTIKENGVHLIQQQERQAPQQAHHPQKNVSQPPNLTNEALKDIKPVLPPTPPATPNLANTARKRWKILAKVLRKDSEETVSSSGEEFGEEQTASVRRFKSFDLLRQDSFEDHMTLNCLGKPENWYKYSVLLDGEGQQEFTVNIHHVERQLTASDLMGFNNTGNICVWPSEEALTAYVLSDAAAYSDKWILELGGGFTCLAGLMLSKYAKPYAVHLTDGNDVSVENVKKTVCLNELACYTKCSVLKWEDVSARATAEAGKFDVILSADCLFFDEARSSLVETIWYYMAPRGEAIIMAPRRGKTMAMFVGECTRRGFAVEITQRYNETIWKRHEELMMTSGLYDEDLHYPVLLRLRKPYMG, encoded by the coding sequence atgtCGACttctgtacaaaatttcaacaaatcgCCAAGTGTCATTGACTCCACAGCGGTAATGTCGGCCACCGCCGTCGCAGCCAGCTCCGCCATCCAACAGCTCTCGTCGATATCGCTAATGCTCGAGTACGACATTGACAACACGCTGAACACCATCAAAGAGAATGGTGTACATCtcatacaacaacaagaacgacAAGCGCCACAACAAGCACATCATCCGCAGAAGAATGTGAGCCAGCCACCGAACCTTACAAATGAAGCTTTAAAAGATATCAAACCTGTGCTGCCACCAACACCACCAGCCACGCCTAACTTGGCGAATACAGCGCGCAAACGCTGGAAGATTTTAGCGAAAGTATTGCGCAAAGACTCCGAGGAGACGGTCTCGTCGTCGGGCGAGGAGTTCGGTGAGGAGCAAACGGCGTCGGTGCGTCGCTTCAAGTCATTCGACCTGTTGCGCCAGGACAGCTTCGAAGATCATATGACACTGAACTGCCTGGGCAAACCGGAGAACTGGTACAAGTACAGTGTGCTGCTCGATGGGGAGGGTCAGCAGGAGTTCACCGTTAACATACATCACGTGGAGCGTCAGCTAACAGCCAGTGACCTAATGGGCTTCAATAACACCGGCAATATTTGTGTGTGGCCCTCAGAGGAGGCATTAACCGCTTACGTTCTATCCGACGCCGCTGCGTATAGTGATAAATGGATATTGGAATTGGGTGGCGGATTCACATGCTTAGCTGGGCTTATGCTCTCCAAGTACGCTAAGCCTTATGCGGTGCATCTCACCGATGGCAACGATGTGTCGGTGGAGAATGTAAAGAAGACAGTATGCCTGAACGAGCTCGCCTGCTACACAAAGTGCTCGGTGCTCAAGTGGGAAGATGTGAGTGCGCGTGCTACGGCGGAGGCTGGGAAATTCGATGTCATCCTCTCCGCCGATTGCCTGTTCTTCGATGAAGCGCGCTCGTCGCTCGTGGAGACGATTTGGTATTATATGGCACCCAGAGGTGAGGCGATAATAATGGCGCCAAGACGTGGCAAAACCATGGCGATGTTTGTTGGCGAGTGCACGCGTAGAGGCTTCGCAGTGGAGATAACACAGCGCTATAATGAGACCATATGGAAGCGGCACGAGGAATTGATGATGACGTCCGGCCTGTACGACGAGGACTTACACTACCCTGTGCTGTTGCGTCTGCGTAAGCCCTACATGGGATAG